Proteins from a genomic interval of Antedon mediterranea chromosome 5, ecAntMedi1.1, whole genome shotgun sequence:
- the LOC140049067 gene encoding neuronal membrane glycoprotein M6-b-like, with product MVSGGSVSTFDSSFIGGLYGDKEDDEDANCCSRCCQRYPWPSITSGLFIIGGIIVWCASVTIASREVLDLFRSTVAYDELDQMMSIAQYATYGSTAFMLILGLVLISMGCLATGAVRRYHMCRFRNRTSAIFQTKMFLIITYFVFLGWLGVLVVSMFPLVFFTVQKQGNCQTESFTLNTCVDLEQWGFVDEDEKEEDPGLCQDDLERLCTGNLRLLFFIATMSAVLICVGLAQFLATLSFNSAKLRHGYKSHNRGKSGSYNLRSSYRAGSFRSTKNNRASKESITQVQNTGPYPSQDSIDRLKREYAAQEYPYQYQTSRERLNDYSQQGSRDWDYQGQGSHELTALSTLYGGNGSESSTIRTDRDAYDGRYEQKAYQREYHI from the exons atggTTTCTGGCGGTTCAGTATCAACTTTCGACAGCTCTTTTATCGGAGGACTCTATGGAGATAAAGAGGACGACGAAG ATGCTAACTGTTGTTCTCGATGTTGTCAGCGTTACCCATGGCCTTCAATCACATCCGGGCTCTTCATCATAGGTGGAATCATTGTATGGTGCGCCTCTGTTACAATAGCTAGCCGTGAAGTCCTAGATTTATTTCGCAGCACAGTTGCATATGATGAGTTAGATCAAAT GATGTCCATAGCTCAGTACGCTACTTACGGATCCACAGCTTTCATGCTTATCTTAGGACTGGTGTTGATATCAATGGGTTGCTTGGCAACGGGAGCAGTACGCAGGTATCACATGTGCCGATTCAGAAACAGAACGAGTGCAATCTTCCAGACAAAAATG TTCCTTATCATCACGTATTTCGTATTTCTTGGGTGGCTGGGAGTCCTAGTGGTCAGCATGTTTCCTCTTGTGTTCTTCACTGTGCAGAAACAGGGCAACTGTCAGACGGAATCCTTTACGCTTAACACATGTGTTGACCTCGAACAATGGG GTTTTGTTGATGAAGACGAAAAGGAAGAGGACCCCGGTTTGTGTCAAGATGACCTTGAACGCCTTTGTACAGGG aaCCTACGTCTTCTATTTTTCATCGCAACAATGTCAGCAGTACTCATATGTGTCGGTCTT GCTCAGTTTTTAGCCACATTGTCGTTCAACTCAGCAAAATTACGCCACGGTTATAAATCCCACAATAGAGGGAAGTCAGGATCGTACAACTTGCGTTCAAGCTACCGCGCTGGTAGTTTCCGAAGTACAAAGAACAACCGAGCATCAAAAGAAAGCATTACACAGGTACAGAACACGGGTCCTTACCCAAGCCAAGACAGTATCGACAGACTGAAACGAGAATACGCAGCGCAGGAATATCCTTATCAATACCAGACAAGTAGGGAGAGACTGAACGACTACTCGCAGCAGGGTAGCAGGGATTGGGATTATCAGGGCCAGGGGAGTCATGAGTTAACAGCATTAAGTACACTTTACGGAGGTAATGGGTCCGAATCATCTACTATACGAACCGATAGAGATGCTTATGATGGGCGATATGAACAAAAGGCATACCAAAGAGAATACCACATCTGA
- the LOC140048937 gene encoding ran GTPase-activating protein 1-like, translated as MSTSDISSVTNLLAEAKVDKINEVSFKGQSLKLDEAKDALPIVNAIEEAKDVQSLRLEGNTLGVEAAEAIAKALEKRPEFQRARWSDMFTGRLRSEIPPALRSLGGAIIKSSARLVELDLSDNAFGPDGVKAFKELLTSTACYSLQELRLNNNGLGIGGKILAEALIECHKLSTQAGKPLELKVFICGRNRLENPCAIALAKAFKTLKSLEEIAMFQNGINHEGITALAESLAYNKNLKVINLNDNTFTAKGAISMAKSIKHLDKLEVINFGDCLVKSEGAEALADTLKNGVPALKELYLAFGEINSLAAVKIVESLYGKAMEKLDLNGNCLGEDGIEEVKGTLEAADQLDILGSLSDDEGDDEEDDDDDEYEDVDEDEEDEEGTTIKDPALEVKGTAIIPKKENTQVSYTVEEFLTFPTADKLLGIGNDRADKFSNHLKDKQSDVESVIKVFMNVAIVMDSKRPKVIEAIHECTDAILGQFLKDNDTKMDVVLNTILVHMGLIKSEDKIKPIADLSGILITLAYVCKQEYFPVKLKNILTVFIAKPHPALNRCVEARDQLLSALYT; from the exons ATGTCTACATCCGATATATCAAGTGTAACAAACCTACTAGCAGAAGCTAAAGTTGACAAGATTAATGAAGTATCGTTCAAAGGACAAAGTTTGAAGTTAGACGAGGCCAAAGATG CTTTACCAATTGTGAATGCAATAGAAGAGGCAAAAGATGTGCAGTCATTAAGATTAGAAGGAAACACACTTGGAGTTGAAGCAGCAGAAGCCATTGCTAAAGCATTAGAAAAAAGACCTGAGTTTCAG AGAGCCAGGTGGAGTGACATGTTTACTGGAAGATTGCGATCAGAAATTCCTCCTGCCTTG agGAGCCTAGGTGGTGCAATTATAAAATCCAGTGCCAGATTAGTTGAGCTTGATTTAAGTGACAATGCTTTTGGACCTGATGGTGTAAAAGCCTTCAAAGAGCTGCTTACAAGTACTGCATGTTACTCATTACAAGAACTTAGGCTCAACAACAATGGTCTTGGCATTGGAGGAAAG ATTTTAGCAGAAGCACTGATTGAATGTCATAAGCTAAGCACACAAGCAGGAAAACCATTAGAACTTAAAGTATTCATATGTGGACGTAACAGGCTTGAGAACCCATGCGCTATAGCTCTTGCAAAGGCATTTAAG actTTAAAATCGTTAGAGGAGATTGCGATGTTTCAGAATGGAATTAATCATGAAGGGATCACAGCGTTGGCAGAATCTTTAGCTTACAACAAAAACCTCAAG gttattaatttaaatgacaACACATTTACAGCAAAAGGAGCTATATCCATGGCAAAG tcAATTAAACATCTTGATAAGTTAGAAGTAATCAACTTTGGCGACTGTTTAGTGAAGTCTGAAGGAGCAGAAGCTTTAGCAGACACCTTAAAGAATGGGGTTCCTGCCCTTAAG GAATTATATTTAGCCTTTGGTGAAATTAATAGTTTAGCAGCTGTTAAAATTGTTGAAAGTTTATATGGAAAAGCTATGGAAAAATTAGACCTTAATG GTAACTGTTTAGGTGAGGATGGTATAGAAGAGGTAAAAGGCACGTTGGAGGCCGCTGACCAGCTTGATATTTTGGGTTCTCTCAG TGATGACGAGGGTGATGATGAAgaagacgatgatgatgatgaatacgAAGATGTAGACGAGGATGAGGAGGATGAAGAAGGTACCACGATAAAAGACCCAGCTTTGGAGGTTAAAGGAACAGCAATTATACCCAAGAAAGAAAATACACAG GTTAGCTATACAGTTGAAGAGTTCCTGACATTTCCTACTGCTGATAAGTTGCTGGGAATTGGAAACGACAGAGCCGACAAATTCTCAAACCATTTAAAG GACAAACAATCGGATGTAGAAAGTGTAATCAAGGTGTTTATGAATGTTGCCATAGTGATGGATAGCAAAAGGCCAAAGGTCATAGAGGCCATTCATGAATGCACAG atGCAATCTTAGGCCAGTTTTTGAAAGATAACGATACGAAAATGGATGTAGTGTTAAACACAATACTTGTACACATGGGTCTGATCAAg AGTGAAGATAAAATTAAACCGATTGCTGATTTATCAGGAATTCTTATAACACTGGCTTACGTCTGCAAACAAGAATATTTCCCAGTTAAATTGAAGAATATTTTAACAGTTTTTATTGCCAA aCCTCATCCCGCTTTGAATAGGTGTGTAGAAGCCCGTGATCAACTACTATCCGCTCTGTATACTTGA
- the LOC140048642 gene encoding signal peptidase complex subunit 3-like: protein MNTVLSRLNTVFAFTLSVMAALTFGCFLTTAFNDNLSSVQIETFKHSVKSGYTPYNERSERGNFVFDLHADLNPIFNWNVKQLFLYLTAEYKTEQNALNQVVLWDKIILRGNAALLDYRGIKMKYPFFDDGNGLKGHDNVTLTLSWNVIPNAGMLPRIFGDGSTSFSLPVQYSNR, encoded by the exons ATGAACACTGTTTTATCCCGTTTAAATACGGTATTTGCCTTCACACTAAGTGTGATGGCTGCTCTTACTTTTGGTTGTTTTTTAACTACAGCATTTAATGACAATTTATCTTCTGTTCAAATAGAAACATTTAAACATTCTGT AAAAAGTGGTTATACTCCATACAATGAAAGAAGTGAACGTggaaattttgtttttgatcTACATGCAGATTTGAACCCAATATTCAATTGGAACGTAAAACAACTGTTTTTGTATTTGACTGCAGAGTATAAAACTGAACAGAAT GCTTTAAATCAAGTTGTATTATGGGACAAAATAATTCTGCGAGGCAATGCCGCATTGCTGGACTACAGgggtataaaaatgaaatatcccttttttgatgatggtaatggTTTAAA GGGTCATGACAACGTAACGCTTACGCTCTCTTGGAATGTTATCCCGAACGCTGGAATGTTACCACGAATATTTGGAGATGGATCTACCTCATTTTCGCTACCCGTACAATATTCAAACCGTTAG